One Chromobacterium paludis genomic window carries:
- a CDS encoding EAL domain-containing protein — MNPLHPRRQHRLSHLLASLLVAALPLLAIAPTLLWQEKRDLAEQARRQAEQARSQLDEILDQAALASRAIQPLAGSDCASAAPELRRQATIVPFVRSTGLLRDGAIYCTSLSGAIPHPKPYSSPFVGGALRLLPGNRTTPDVPLMHFRTAGPHGDTLAAVDGRYLQLALQDASDGAPVYLIVGGQWLGPRLAGAGQPPLPAQIQIRLSSTRYPYAVATGYALPGNREWLWRRHAALLLVVVALSLLAGGALYWLLGRPASPSDELRRALENDEFEGFLQPLVKPGQAGWQGAETLMRWRHPREGLVRPDLFIPRAEESGLIVPMTRGMMDRLIPRLAPLRLPAGFHLGFNISRAHLDDPGFFDDCARWQRALAARGAVLTLELTEREIIAITPEVEALFQRLHALGAKIALDDFGTGHSSLVYLQQLAVDGLKIDQSFVAGIGSDGLSAHIVDSVAELAAKLGLDTVAEGVETAAQFDYLAQLGVGWLQGYHIARPMPLDEFIRRWRAGDTWNG, encoded by the coding sequence ATGAATCCTCTGCATCCCCGCCGCCAGCATCGCCTGTCCCATCTGCTGGCCAGTTTGCTGGTCGCCGCCTTGCCGCTGCTGGCCATCGCACCCACCCTGCTGTGGCAGGAAAAGCGCGACCTGGCCGAACAGGCGCGGCGGCAAGCGGAGCAAGCCAGGAGCCAGCTAGACGAGATTCTGGACCAGGCCGCGCTGGCCAGCCGCGCCATCCAGCCGCTGGCCGGCAGCGATTGCGCCAGCGCCGCGCCCGAACTGCGCCGCCAGGCCACCATCGTACCCTTCGTGCGCAGCACCGGTTTGCTGCGCGACGGGGCCATCTACTGCACCTCGCTGTCCGGCGCCATCCCGCATCCCAAACCCTACTCCAGCCCTTTTGTCGGCGGCGCCTTGCGCCTGCTGCCCGGCAACCGCACCACGCCGGACGTGCCGCTGATGCACTTCCGCACGGCAGGCCCGCATGGCGATACGCTGGCCGCCGTGGACGGCCGCTATCTGCAGCTGGCGCTGCAGGACGCCAGCGACGGCGCGCCGGTCTACCTGATCGTAGGCGGGCAATGGCTGGGGCCGCGCCTGGCCGGCGCCGGCCAGCCGCCGCTGCCGGCGCAAATCCAGATCCGCCTGTCATCGACGCGCTACCCCTACGCCGTCGCCACCGGTTACGCGCTGCCCGGCAACCGCGAATGGCTGTGGCGCCGCCATGCCGCGCTCTTGCTGGTGGTGGTGGCGCTGAGCCTGCTGGCCGGCGGCGCGCTGTATTGGCTGCTGGGCCGGCCGGCCTCGCCCAGCGACGAATTGCGCCGCGCGCTGGAAAACGATGAGTTCGAGGGTTTTCTGCAGCCGCTGGTCAAACCCGGCCAGGCCGGCTGGCAGGGCGCCGAGACGCTGATGCGCTGGCGCCACCCGCGCGAAGGCCTGGTCCGGCCCGACCTGTTCATCCCGCGCGCCGAGGAAAGCGGCCTGATCGTGCCGATGACGCGCGGCATGATGGACAGGCTGATCCCGCGGCTGGCGCCGCTGCGGCTGCCGGCGGGCTTCCACCTCGGCTTCAACATCAGCCGCGCGCACCTGGACGACCCAGGCTTCTTCGACGACTGCGCCCGCTGGCAGCGCGCGCTGGCGGCACGCGGCGCGGTGCTGACGCTGGAACTGACCGAACGCGAGATCATCGCCATCACGCCAGAGGTGGAGGCGCTGTTTCAAAGGCTGCACGCGCTGGGCGCGAAGATCGCGCTGGACGATTTCGGCACCGGCCACTCCAGCCTGGTCTACTTGCAGCAACTGGCGGTGGACGGGCTGAAGATAGACCAAAGCTTCGTCGCCGGCATCGGCAGCGACGGCTTGTCCGCCCATATCGTCGACAGCGTGGCGGAGCTGGCGGCCAAGCTGGGCCTGGATACGGTGGCGGAAGGCGTGGAAACCGCCGCCCAGTTCGATTACCTGGCCCAATTGGGCGTGGGCTGGCTGCAGGGCTATCACATCGCCCGCCCCATGCCGCTGGACGAGTTCATCCGCCGCTGGCGCGCCGGCGACACCTGGAATGGGTAA
- the argH gene encoding argininosuccinate lyase — protein sequence MQDQHAWSGRFSEPVSELVKHYTASIGFDYRLAEVDIAGSLAHAAMLHRSGVLSDADLAAIQHGMDDILADIRAGRLEWSVDLEDVHMNIERRLTDRIGDAGKRLHTGRSRNDQVATDIRLWLRGELDATVHLLSELQKSLLDLAEANADTVMPGFTHLQVAQPVTFGHHLLAYVEMLARDAERMQDCRKRVNRLPLGAAALAGTTYPIDRHYTAQLLGFDDVCHNSLDAVSDRDFAIEFAAAASLVMIHLSRLSEELILWMSPRVGFIDIADRFCTGSSIMPQKKNPDVPELVRGKSGRVVGHLIALITLMKAQPLAYNKDNQEDKEPLFDTMDTLQTTLRIYADMMRGVTVKPEAMRAAVLQGFATATDLADYLVKKGLPFRDSHEVVALAVRHAEGQGVDLADLPLAQLREFSALIEDDVFAVLTPEGSLAQRDHVGGTAPAQVKAQIARHRGRLG from the coding sequence ATGCAAGACCAACACGCCTGGTCCGGCCGTTTTTCCGAGCCGGTTTCCGAACTCGTCAAGCACTACACCGCCTCCATCGGCTTCGACTACCGTCTGGCCGAGGTGGATATCGCCGGATCGCTGGCCCACGCCGCGATGCTGCACCGATCGGGCGTGCTCAGCGACGCCGACCTGGCCGCCATCCAGCATGGCATGGACGACATCCTGGCGGACATCCGCGCCGGCCGGCTGGAATGGAGCGTGGACCTGGAAGACGTGCACATGAATATCGAGCGCCGGCTGACCGACCGCATCGGCGACGCCGGCAAGCGCCTGCACACCGGCCGCAGCCGCAACGACCAGGTGGCCACCGACATCCGGCTGTGGCTGCGCGGCGAACTCGACGCCACCGTCCATCTGCTGTCCGAGCTGCAAAAGAGCCTGCTGGACCTGGCGGAGGCGAACGCCGATACGGTGATGCCGGGCTTCACCCACCTGCAGGTGGCGCAGCCGGTCACCTTCGGCCACCACCTGCTGGCCTATGTGGAAATGCTGGCGCGCGACGCCGAACGGATGCAGGACTGCCGCAAGCGCGTCAACCGCCTGCCGCTGGGCGCGGCGGCGCTGGCCGGCACCACCTACCCGATAGACCGCCACTACACCGCTCAGCTGCTGGGCTTCGACGACGTCTGCCACAACTCGCTGGACGCGGTGTCCGACCGCGACTTCGCCATCGAATTCGCCGCCGCCGCCAGCCTGGTGATGATCCACCTGTCGCGCTTGTCGGAAGAGCTGATCCTGTGGATGAGCCCGCGCGTCGGCTTCATCGACATCGCCGACCGCTTCTGCACCGGCTCGTCCATCATGCCGCAGAAGAAGAACCCGGACGTGCCGGAACTGGTGCGCGGCAAGTCCGGCCGCGTCGTCGGCCACCTGATCGCGCTGATCACCTTGATGAAGGCGCAGCCGCTGGCCTACAACAAGGACAATCAGGAAGACAAGGAACCGCTGTTCGACACCATGGACACCCTGCAAACCACCCTGCGCATCTACGCCGACATGATGCGCGGCGTGACGGTGAAGCCGGAAGCGATGCGCGCGGCCGTGCTGCAGGGCTTCGCCACCGCCACCGATCTGGCAGACTACCTGGTCAAAAAGGGCCTGCCCTTCCGCGACAGCCACGAGGTGGTGGCGCTGGCGGTGCGCCACGCCGAGGGACAGGGCGTGGACCTGGCCGACCTGCCGCTGGCCCAATTGCGCGAATTCTCGGCGCTGATCGAGGACGATGTGTTCGCCGTGCTGACGCCGGAAGGCAGCCTGGCCCAGCGCGACCACGTAGGCGGCACCGCGCCGGCCCAGGTCAAGGCGCAGATCGCCCGCCACCGCGGCCGGCTGGGCTGA
- a CDS encoding substrate-binding periplasmic protein, which translates to MKKLIALLLLALCSQSALAAPELVLAYSVFEPWKRLDAHGLPAGPYADIVRELARRLKLPLRFAHCPLSRCLAMMEQGRADLMIGVRPTPERSRYLDFLEPAFANGDHLAFYQRSDDNSVIARYEDLHARRVGVSEGVSYTPRFDGDAQLRRDASPGMESGFRKLAQGRVDVLIVNSSQGRELAARPEFAGKVKRAVLTLDDHHPNRLALARRSPLQPQKTRIQQALRGMVADGTIARLLSATP; encoded by the coding sequence GTGAAGAAATTGATCGCCCTGCTGCTGCTTGCCCTGTGCAGTCAGTCCGCGCTGGCGGCGCCAGAGCTGGTCCTTGCCTACAGCGTGTTCGAACCGTGGAAACGCCTGGACGCGCATGGCCTGCCGGCGGGACCATATGCCGACATCGTGCGCGAGCTGGCGCGCCGGCTGAAACTGCCGCTGCGCTTCGCGCATTGCCCGCTGTCGCGCTGCCTGGCCATGATGGAGCAAGGCCGCGCCGACCTGATGATAGGCGTGCGGCCCACGCCGGAACGATCGCGCTATCTGGACTTTCTGGAACCGGCGTTCGCCAATGGCGACCATCTGGCGTTTTATCAGCGCAGCGACGACAACAGCGTCATCGCCCGCTACGAGGATCTGCACGCTCGCCGCGTGGGCGTCTCCGAAGGCGTCAGCTATACCCCCCGCTTCGACGGCGATGCCCAATTGCGCCGCGACGCCAGCCCCGGCATGGAGTCCGGCTTCCGCAAGCTGGCGCAAGGCCGCGTGGACGTGTTGATCGTCAACAGCAGCCAGGGCCGCGAACTGGCGGCCCGGCCGGAGTTCGCGGGCAAGGTGAAGCGCGCCGTCCTGACCCTGGACGACCACCACCCCAACCGCCTGGCCCTGGCGCGGCGCTCGCCGCTGCAGCCGCAAAAGACCCGCATCCAACAAGCCCTGCGCGGCATGGTGGCCGACGGCACCATTGCCCGCCTGCTGTCGGCCACGCCGTAG
- a CDS encoding IS5 family transposase: MRGVRNDSQTSLFSYIQLEDRIPANHPLRKIRQMVDLVLGSMNEIFDGLYSRVGRPSIPPEHLLRASLLQVLYTIRSERLLVEQLDYNLLFRWFVGLSADARVWDHSTFSQNRDRLFTEDVARAFFIRVRSLAEWGKLTSDEHFSVDGTLIDAWASHKSFVHKDDDTSPPAGRNPDVDFRGEKRSNQTHQSRTDPEARLARKSAGDASRLCHMAHILTENRNGLVVDVSVSEVNGHAENIEALNLLLRNAKKGSTVGADKGYDTPAFVNGCRGLGITPHVARKRVGSAIDSRTTRHEGYAISQRRRKRIEECFGWLKTVGGLRKTKLIGRAKLAGQTFLAFATYNLIRMGSLSGCWGGSHV, encoded by the coding sequence ATGAGAGGCGTCCGCAACGACAGTCAGACGAGCCTGTTCAGCTACATCCAGCTGGAAGATCGCATCCCGGCCAATCACCCGCTGCGCAAGATCCGCCAGATGGTCGATCTGGTGCTCGGCTCGATGAATGAGATATTCGACGGCTTATATTCCCGGGTCGGGCGGCCTTCGATTCCGCCCGAACATCTGCTGCGCGCCTCCCTGCTGCAAGTGCTCTACACCATCCGCTCCGAGCGGCTGCTGGTCGAGCAACTGGACTACAACCTGCTGTTTCGCTGGTTCGTCGGTCTTTCCGCCGATGCCCGCGTATGGGATCACTCGACCTTCTCGCAAAATCGCGACCGCTTGTTTACCGAAGACGTCGCCCGCGCCTTCTTCATTCGCGTACGCAGCCTGGCCGAGTGGGGCAAGCTCACCAGCGACGAACATTTCAGCGTCGACGGCACGCTGATCGATGCCTGGGCTTCGCACAAAAGCTTTGTTCACAAGGATGACGACACGTCCCCACCCGCAGGGCGCAACCCGGACGTCGATTTCCGGGGCGAGAAGCGAAGCAACCAGACGCATCAATCGCGAACCGATCCGGAAGCGCGACTGGCCCGCAAGAGCGCCGGCGACGCCAGCCGCTTGTGCCATATGGCCCATATCCTGACCGAGAACCGCAACGGTCTGGTTGTGGACGTCTCGGTGTCCGAGGTCAATGGCCACGCCGAAAACATCGAAGCGCTGAACCTGTTGCTGCGCAATGCCAAGAAAGGCAGCACCGTCGGCGCGGACAAGGGCTATGACACGCCTGCTTTCGTGAACGGCTGCCGAGGCTTGGGCATTACGCCGCACGTGGCGCGCAAGCGTGTCGGCAGCGCCATCGACAGCCGCACCACGCGCCATGAGGGTTACGCGATCAGCCAGCGGCGACGCAAACGGATCGAGGAATGCTTCGGCTGGCTGAAAACCGTCGGAGGCCTTCGCAAAACCAAACTGATCGGCCGGGCCAAACTGGCCGGGCAAACTTTTTTAGCGTTTGCGACCTATAACCTGATCCGCATGGGCAGCCTGTCCGGTTGCTGGGGCGGATCGCATGTATAG
- a CDS encoding amino acid ABC transporter ATP-binding protein, whose protein sequence is MISLNKVSKWYGDFQVLTDCTTEVAKGEVVVVCGPSGSGKSTLIKCVNALEPFQQGEIIVDGISVGDPKTDLPKLRSRVGMVFQHFELFPHLSITENLAIAQIKVLGRGRDEAMAKGLKLLDRVGLRAHADKHPGQLSGGQQQRVAIARALAMDPIAMLFDEPTSALDPEMINEVLDVMSELAHEGMTMMCVTHEMGFARRVADRVIFMDQGHIVEDCKKEEFFGDLDARSERARQFLSKILQH, encoded by the coding sequence ATGATTTCGCTGAACAAGGTCAGCAAATGGTATGGCGACTTCCAGGTGCTGACCGATTGCACCACCGAGGTCGCCAAGGGCGAGGTGGTGGTGGTGTGCGGGCCGTCCGGCTCCGGCAAATCCACCCTGATCAAGTGCGTCAACGCGCTGGAGCCGTTCCAGCAGGGCGAGATCATCGTCGACGGCATCTCGGTGGGCGATCCGAAAACCGACCTGCCCAAGCTGCGTAGCCGCGTCGGCATGGTGTTCCAGCATTTCGAGCTGTTTCCGCACCTGTCCATCACCGAGAACCTGGCCATCGCCCAGATCAAGGTGCTGGGCCGCGGCCGCGACGAAGCCATGGCCAAGGGCCTGAAGCTGCTGGACCGCGTGGGCCTCAGGGCGCACGCCGACAAGCATCCCGGCCAGCTGTCCGGCGGCCAGCAGCAGCGGGTGGCCATCGCCCGCGCGCTGGCCATGGACCCCATCGCCATGTTGTTCGACGAGCCCACCAGCGCGCTGGACCCGGAGATGATCAACGAGGTGCTGGACGTGATGAGCGAGCTGGCGCACGAGGGCATGACCATGATGTGCGTGACCCACGAAATGGGCTTCGCCCGCCGCGTGGCCGACCGCGTGATCTTCATGGACCAGGGCCATATCGTCGAGGACTGCAAGAAGGAAGAATTCTTCGGCGATCTGGACGCCCGCAGCGAGCGCGCGCGACAGTTCCTGTCCAAGATCCTGCAACACTAA